Genomic DNA from Oscillospiraceae bacterium:
TACAAATTCCGGTGCTCCCGGAATCGGTATGTTTCCCAAATATAAAGTACCGTCCATGTCAAGGACATACTTTTTTATATCCGGCAGATAAAGCATATTGGTTCCTCAGTCGTTTTTCATGTTATTGTATTCAGTATATCACAAATTCCGTTTATACACAACCGGAATTGCCGAAATTCGCAAAAATATATTGATATTTTTCAACGCTTGATTTATACTGTATGTATTATGTAAAATCGCTACGACTTTTTTAAACACTAAAACTGAAGGTCCAAATGAAATATTCGCTTAGAAATTTTTTTATAATATTTATTATTTCCGTTGTTATATTTACGGCAGCTGCTTTTTATGCCGTGAAGTTTGTGCAGAACTATCTTGCCGATACACTGGGCAATATGCCTAAACCCGGAGAAACACAAACGGAGACCGGGATTCCGGGCACCGATCCCGTTATCACCGAGACCGGCGGCGATAATCCCATCACGAATAATGGGACATTTTGCGTTCTTCTCGCGGGTATTGACGGCAGGACCGGATTCGCCGATGCCATGATGCTTGCCAGATTCGATAAGACGCAGAAAACCGTCATGTACACCTCCATATCTAAGGACACTCGCCTTTTTATTGACGGATCTTATAAAAAGCTCGGAGATGTCTATGCTTCCCGCGGCGGAAAATTCATATGCGGAAAGGTGTCGGCGATAACCGGAATTAAAGTGGATAATTATGTTGCGATTACCGAAGATGGATTTGCCGACATAATTGATGCGATAGGCGGCATATCATATTATGTGCCTCAGGACATGCATTACGAAGCGCCTGATATAGATCTTGTAATCGATTTGAAAAAAGGGCAGCAGAAGCTCAGCGGGCAAACCGCTCTGGATATGTTGCGCTTCCGCATATATCCTAACGGCGACCTGGGTCGGTGCGAGTTGCAAAGAAAATTTGTGAAGGCGTTCTGCGAGTCGTTTCTGACGCCGTCAAACATCTCCAGGCTGCCGGAAATAATCACAATACTTTATGAAAGCATAACCACGGAGTTTACGGCGGAATCGCTTATCGGCAATTCTGAAATCGTGTTTTCCTTCGGCGAATACGCATCCACAGAGCTTGTTTATCCGGGCGAAGTAATGAATGAAGACGGGGACACGTTTTTCATTCCGGATATAGACGCCGCTCTTCAGCTCTACAGAAATTATAAATAAAATAATCCCCGCGCAGTATTCGGGGTCGAAAGGAAAAATATATGGACATAAGAAAAAAAACCCTTAAGCTCGGCGTCGCTTATCACGGCAACAGAATGACGCATCACGCAATGGAGGATTTTCGCGATATTGCCAATCATAATATGAGTCTTGTCGTGCATATGCTTTCTCATACGGACTGGGACAGACATCTCACGGTTATGAAGGATCAGGTTTCGATCTGCGATGAGCTGGGAATCGAATCGTGGATGGACAACTGGGGTCTCGGAGGCCCTCCCGGCGATAAATCTCATTTTCTGGCATATTACCCGGACAGCCATATGTATTATTCAAACGGAGCTATGGATCCCGTCCGTGCCTGTCTCAACAGCCCTGACTTCAGAAAATTCACAAAGCAATGGATAGACGCCGTTGTTTATACCGGAGCGAAGACAATTTTTTGGGACGAGCCGCATATTCCGTTAAAATACGAAGACGACAAGACATATTATGCCTGCGCATGCCCAAGGTGCAAGAAGCTGTTCGAAGAAAAATACGGAAAGCCCATGCCGGAATTCGCCGATGACGACGTAAATAATTTCCGTGTCGATACAATCGTCGATTATTTCAGTGAGGTCACTGAATACGCCGCTTCAAAGAATATTGTAAATACAATATGCGTAATGCTTGGAACGCATCACGGCATCAGCCTTGAGAACATTGAGCGCATATGCAGCCTTCCATACCTTAATAATGTCGGCAGCGATCCTTACTGGCTCGGTCAAAAGGATGTTAATCCTTACGAATATGTCTACAACGGTACAAAGGCGAACCTTGCCGTCAGTGAAAAGTGCGGCAAGGATCATAACATATGGATACAGACTTTTGGCAATCCGCGCGGACGCGAGGAGGAAATAGTGGCCGCCGCGGAGGGAGCTTACGACGCTGGCGCGCGTACGATCATAGCATGGGGTTATTATGGCAGCATTTCAAACGATTACCGCGCCGCCAATCCGGAGATGACATGGAAGAAGACCTGCGACGCAATGGAGAGAATTTATAATATGGATCGCGATGAAACGCTGAAGATAAACCGCGCTCTGTTTAAAAAATAAAAACAATCTTCTGCCTTCCGCAAATATACGGGCAGATAAAAACAAACGGCTGATCCGGATGACGGACGGAACGTATTTTACATATTATTATAATTTCATTTTGATGTGCGCTCCGTCCCACGGCAACCGGGTTATCAGAAAACGTCGGAAAACAAATTTGCCACTTTGCTTCCGATCGGATTATTCAATGATAATTATTTGCCACGGGACGGAGAATTTTTGTTCACATGTGCATTATTAAAACGGCATTAAAATAAGTCGCGTTTATAAGAGATAAAAACCCATATACCATAGCCTTTTCTCTATTTGGACGGTAATTATTATTTAATTGCCGAGTTAATAATCAGAAATCCCGGTTACAGCAGAACGAGAAAAAGCAGTTTTTTCGTTTCTCCATCCCATATTAAAGTTAGTTTAAATTATATTTGATTGAGATAATAACCATGAATAATAAAAAATCGTTTGTCGTAACATTGACAGCTCTTTTGCTTGTGACGGTTTTATTTGCCACAAGCCTTTTCGTGTTTGCGTCAAAGCTCGGCGAGCATTCCTCGGCGGCCGATGTCGCGACCGGAGAAAACAGCGGCGAAAATCCTGACAAAGTGTATACGGGAATTGAGGAGGACACTGAAATGCGCGGAATATGGATTGCGACGGTCAGCAATATTAATTTTCCGTCAAGACCGGGCTTAAGCGCCGATCAGCTTAAGGCCGAGCTGGATGACATTGTTGCGACCGCAAAGGCCGCGGGGATGAACAACATATATTTTCAGGCGCATCCTTGCTCTGATTCGATGTTTGATTCAAAGCTTTTCCCCGTTTCCTCATTTTTGTCTGAAAACGGCTCGCTTCCGGACGGCTTCGATCCGCTCAAATACATAATCGAAATTGCACATAAAAATAACATAAAACTGTCTGCCTGGATAAATCCCTACAGAGTCACATATTCGGAGGCCGCATCGAAACAGGCGGCGTTCGACACTCTTCCGGACGGACATATAGCAAAGAAAAATCCGGATTGGATCGTCGAATATAACGGCAGACTTTATTTCAATCCCGCGCTTCCGGAGGTTAGGGCATATGTGATTGCCGGGATCGAGGAAATAGTAAATAATTATGATGTCGACGGCATACATATTGACGATTACTTTTATCCGTATCCGGTTACGAATTCCGGAGAAACGCTTGAATTTGACGACGCGGCTGCATACGCGAAATACGCGGAAAACAACGTTTCGCTGGGCGATTTCAGACGCGGCTGTGTGAACACTCTGGTCAAAGGGATATATGATGCGATAAAGGCGGCGAAGCCCGCTGTCAGATTCGGAATAAGCCCGTTCGGAATATGGGCAAACAGCTCGCACAATCCCATGGGCAGCGATACCAATGGACTTGAAAGTTATTATGATATATACTGTGATCCGCTCGCCTGGATCAAGGGCGGATATATAGATTACATTTGTCCCCAAATTTATTGGAATTTCCAGAATTCCGCGGCGGCGTTTGATATTCTTGTCAAATGGTGGAGCGCGCAGGTCGACGGCACGGATGTGGATCTGTATTTCGGACATGCGGCGTACAGAGTGAGCGAATTTCCGGCCGGCGCGGATGAAATAATGCAGCAGATAACCTTCGCGCGCTCATGGATGGGATATAAGGGCAGTGTATTTTATGGTTATAAACAGATAAAGGACAACCAATGCGGCATTTTTGACGCGCTTTCTGAAATGTATGCGCAGCCGTGCTCTGCACCGGACGCGCATTCGGACGGAAAAGGCGTTTCGCTTAACAAGCCAAATAATAACTCATCGACGACTTATTCGGCGCTGTATGCGCTGGGTACTTCGGATCCGGCATATCCTGTATATTATAAAGGAATAAAGATTCCGAGGACGAAGAACGGATATTTTTCACTTTATTTCCCCTTGAATATCGGAACTAATACTTTTGTGCTTACGCAGAACAGCACGGATTACACGACTGTCGTAAACAGAAAAGCTGTATCTACTGATACTTCGTACGCCCAGATGTCGAATTTTGTCATAAACAGCATCTTTCCTTCATCTGAAGCCATGCTTATGCCGGGAGACAAGCTCACGATTCTTTGCACCGCGCCGGCGGGATCGAAGGTGATGGCATACATAGGTGAATATTCCGTTGAGCTCAGCCCGACAATCAACCCGCCCATGAATTCGACGTATATGGCGGAAAATTATTGCGGTATATGGACGGTGCCGTCTTTTGAAAACGGCTCGGCTCCGGTGACGGTAAGCGCTCTGAGGATCGACGCGGTCTTCAAAGACGAAACAAAAACCGCTTATGGAGGAGTAATTAAGGTCATTCCTCCGGGCTGCACACCGGTAATCGAAGTTAAAAACAGTTATTCTTATTTGAAAATATCTCCGACGAGTTCATTTTATGACGACTACCTAAACGCCGAAAAAGGAATGCGGGACTATGTAGTCGGACTCGACAGAGGATATTATAAGCTGAAATTCGGCGGATATATATCAAAGGATGACGTTACATTTAAAGAAAACGGGACTTTGCTTACGAACCGGGTTATAACGGCCGCTTCACAGAAGAAAACGGATGTGATGGAATTGAGATTCGGCGTTACGGAAAACGTGCCGGTCAACGCCGTATGTAAAAACGGAATTTTTACGTTGACGATGTATAATACCTCCGCGGATTATGCGCCGGATTTGACTTTTGAGAACAATCCTATATTCAAATCGGCGTCGGTGACTACCTCGGCCAAAGCATCGACCGTCACATACACGATATATCTGAAAGCGTCCGATAATTATTACGGCTTCAGCATGATGTACAAGAGCTCCACGCTCGTCCTTTCATTCAAGCTGCCGCAGACGATTCCGGAAGGAGAAAAGCCTCTTGCCGGCAAAGTGATAATAGTTGACGCGGGTCACGGAGGAACTGATAACGGAGCAGACGGCTTTATCGGTGAAATAGATGAGGCATATATGAATCTACTTGTCGCAATGAAGCTTAAGGACAGGCTCGTTTCGCTCGGAGCCGAAGTCATAATGACACGCGAATCGGACGTATATTATGATTTGAATTACAGAATGAAATTATTAAATGATGTGTGTCCCGATCTTTCAATTTCGGTTCATCATAATTCCATCTCTTATGATGAGAACCCCAATCGGGTTAGAGGCTTTGTCGGTCTGTACTGCAACGAGGACGGCAGATTGTTGGCGAAATGCCTATCCGAAAAGATGACTGACGAGCTTGATATTCTGCAAAGAAGCACGGCATATCAGATGCTTGCGATGTGCCGGAATTACAAATTCCCGCAGACGTTGTTAGAATGCGGATTCATGTGCTCCGCGTATGAATATGAGCAGATGCAACGCCCGGATTACGCCGACAGATGCGCGGAGGCCGCGGCGCAGGGAGTTTTGGGCTTCTACAAGGCTCAGGCGGCATATCTCAACGGACAGTAAATCGAATAATCCCAAATAATGCAGATTACCCGCCGGAAAACATTAGAATTTTCGGCGGGTACGGTTTTATTGTCGAACCGGTCTTTGAATTGTTGAATGATTGTTCGTACGACCTTGCTTATTTTGATCAGACACATTTATGGCGATAATTTATAAATATAGCTTAAATTATCATAAAATTTTTGTCGATAAGGATGGTATTTTATTGAAAATGTGTTAATAGGTATTGAATTATTATATTTTCCAGTGTATAATATTTATAAATGCATTGGATGATTCATAATAAATCGCTTTGATTCATATCAAAGAATGAACCTGGGCATCCTATAAGCAAATAAGGAAGAGAGGATATTTATTTTTCATGAAAAAGCAAATCGCAAAGGCCGCGGCCATACTTATCGCAGCCGCCATGTTGATACCGCTGGTATCATGCGCTCCGAAGGAGCCGATCAAAACCGGAAATAACACAGGCGCAACAGTGACAAAGACAGCAACAGAGGAGATCACGGAGGAAAAAGAACCTGATCTTGTAATGCCGGAGGGCATGCTGGACAGGGAATTCAGAATACTCGGAACAAGCGCTGAAGAATATAATAACAACCTTGATATTTTTGCAACAGAAAAACTGGACGAGCCGATCAACGACTCGGTATATGACAGAAATCAAAAGCTGCTCGACAATTACGGCATCACAATAACCGGAACCATCAGCACAACCGTTTATTCTGACGCGCAGAAAAACATTCAGGCTAACGACGATGTATACGATATGTATATGGTGCCGATGAACGACGCGTCCACGCTGGCTATGCAGGACTACCTTGTCGATCTGAAAACCATCGAATGGCTCAATATAGACAATCCGTGGTGGGATCAGAACGCAAACCGTGACCTTTCAATTAACCATAAGATATATTTTACGACAGGAGATATAAGCCTTCTTGACGAAGACCTTTGCTTCTGCATAATATTTAACAAGGATGCTCTTCAGACGCTCAATCTTCCCGATCCTTACCAGATGGTAAAGGACAAGACATGGACGATTGACAATTTCATGAACATCATAAAAGACGTTTACACGGACGACGGAAACGGAAAGCCGGACACCTATGACCAGTGGGGTCTTATGACGCATGTCAATAACGCCACTGTATGGTATCTCGGAACCGGCGAAAGAATGATCACAAAAGACGAAAACGATCTGCCGGTATTCGGAATGGATTCTCCGCGCGCGGCGGAGGCTATGGAAAAAGTGCTTTCCGCTATGACAAGCGATAAAATAATACGCGGCGAGGATATCACCAATGACAGATGGGCCACACAGCTTGCGATGACAGTCGACGGCAGAAGCGTTTTCCGCTCGACCATCTTCTCCGTTGCAAGAGATCTCCGCAGTATGAAAATGGATTTCGGTATTCTTCCGAATCCGCTTCTCGACGAGAACCAGGAAAATTATTGCACATTTACCAGCGCATGGCAGTATCTGCCCGGCGTCTGCGTACCGACTACTAATTCGTCGCTTGAAGAAACCGGCGCCATACTCGAAGCCATGGCATATTGGGGCCACGAAATTATCAAGCCGGCATTCTATGACGTTTCTCTCAAGGGAATATTGCTCCGTGATGAAGAATCGAAAGATATGCTTGATATCATATTCGGATCGAAGGTTTACGATATCGGATATATCTACGATATAGGCGGCATGCGCTGGATCCTTCGCGACCTCGCGCAGCAAAAGAGCACCTCTTTCTCGTCAAGCGTGGATGCAATACGCGATAAAGTCAATACCGGCATTGAGGATCTGATCACAAAATACGGCGCTTAAAGAGAAAAGCTCATCTGCTAGAGACTTTTCTTGCTAAAACAGTAATTATCGTCACTTTAAATAATTGAAATTGCGCGGAGACCGCTTAAAAGGCCTCCGCGCTTTGTTAAGGAGCAATATGAACGGAAAAAACAGCGCGTCAAGATACGCTTCAATTTACGTAAAAGCTCGCGGAAGTCTTCTTACCATGCTGATACTTACAATAATTAATGTCATACTTATTTATACAGACGCAAGTATAAGCTTCCCGTTCTCGGCCAGCTTTCCGCAGATAGCAGTGGTTGTCGGAAACCAACTCGCTTTTCAAAGTGGAAACAACGCATGGATATATTTTGCCGCCGCGCTGACCATTATTTCAATTGTTCCGTATTTTATATGCTGGTATCTGTCAAAAAGCCCGAATATATCAATGCTTGTCGCTTTGATATTTTTCTGCGTTGATACAATATTCCTGATTTTTCTTGCTTTCCTTGCGTTTGATACATATTTGATTATGGATTTTGCCTTTCACGGCTGGGTGATATACTCTCTGGCGATTGGCGTCTCCGCCGCGTTCAAATTTAAAAAGCTTCCGCCCGAACAGCTTGCGGAAGCCTTTAACGACATTAATAAGAATCAAAGACCTGTGTTCGACCCGAAATTATACAGCGAAGAAGCTTCCGCGCTTAGAGATGATGTTTCCGGAAAAGGAAGGCAGATTATTTCGGCTGTAAACGGAGCAGACACGGTTATTGTTAAGCGCAGATACGGTGTGACGGAGCTAATTATTAATCAAAAGGTTTACGCCGAATATAAAGGCCTGTTGGAAGTGTCTTATTATATAGTAGCAAATGTCGGAGGCACTGTATACCGCACCGAGTTTGTGTCGAACGGTTTCTCGGGGATTCAAAGACTGTATGCCGATGAAAAATGTATAGGAGAAAAAAAGAGGATCAGATAAAAGGTCTCTATGCCTGGTTTACTGCGTATATCGGCGGTCAGTCCGCCGCATACGAATCGGATTCCGAAATAATCCCTCCGCATTGCCGGATTATACGCATGACATTATAAAGAGCCTGATCGTCAAAGCTGACCCTGAGCCTGTGGGGTCTGCGCGTGGGATCCGTTGAGTTCGAATTATATCCCTTTATTGCAAACGGGGTATCTCCGTAAGGATTTCCGTTGTCGATTCCCCAGTAAGCATTAAGCCCGCAGTCATTTGAAAACAGCCCGTGCCTCGGCATGGCCGAACCGGGATTTTCATTGGTAAGAGAAACGTAATCCGAGTATGGATTAAGCTGCAGTATACAAAGCTCGGCGTCTTCCGCGCCGGAAAAGTAGGCGGTTATAGATTTCATGATTATATTCCTTTTTATTGTAATATTTCAATAATATTCTTTCCCTTAAGTCCGTAAAGATACACGGGAAAAAAAGACATGGAAATCGAGGATGATTATTACAGTAATGTTACAGTACGGAAAATCTCTTGAAATTGGAAAATAAATGTTGTATTATTAGGATGCGGGGGCAGAAATGCCCAGCAACAAATTATTATTTTATATTATCAGGAGGAAAAAAATGAAGCGTACAAAATTCCTTGCCGCTTTACTTGCCGTTCTTTTCGTAATCGGATCGATCTCGGCAGGAGCGGAAGCGTATTTCAACGATTTCAAGCCGACGACCAGCAACGCACAGCTTTACAAAAACGTTGTTCTTCTTTACGAGCTTGGAATACTCAAAGGCTATGAAGAAACCGACGCGAGCGGAGCCGCCGTTCTCAACATCGGTCTCGACAGAAATGTAACCCGTTCAGAAATGGCGGCGTTCATCTTCAGACTTATCACCACTTATGTTGATAAGGACCTGCAGGGCGGAACAAATGCCACCACATTCACAGACCTTACGGAAAATGAATGGTATATCAACTATATCAACTGGTGCGTAAACAAGGGCATCATCAACGGCAGAGACGCAAACAGCTTTGACCCGGATGCCAATGTATCCTATGACGAAGCAATCAAGATGGTTGTTGCCTCCCTTGGCTATACCGGTCTTGTTTATCCGTTCGGATACAACTATCAGCTCCGCAATCTTCTTGATTTAGAAGGTATGAAGCTCAGCGATCTTCTCCCCAATTATAAAGCAGACACCGCGACCGTAAGCTATCCGGCTACCCGTGAGGACATAGTCAATATGCTTGCTTTCGCGTTCATCGCTCCGATGAACGAAACATACACTACTTATGAAAACGTCGGTGGTGTTACCGTTACAAAACAAGTGCATAAGGTTCTTGCAGATGATGTTTGGAAAGAAGCAGGAACTGCCGTAACCACAAACAGCTATCTCGTTATGGCTACCGCGGGCAGAACACTTGAAGCTGCAACCGCATGGAACGGCAAAGACGGAGACAAAGTCAAAGATCTCAAATGCGAGCTTTTAAACGATAAAGGCGAACGCGTCGCTACCCCGACGATCGTTTATTTCACATTCGCAGAACTCGGAATCTCTGACAAAACCAGCGATTATCTCGGCGCAAAGATCACAGCTACCAAGGTTACGAAGACGGACAAATACGAAAAAGTAACCAGCTATTTTGTCGGTCCTCTCACCGAGACTCTCTTCGCAAAAGAATATAAGAATGTTGCTCTCTCCACCGAGACAGTGACCACCGGCACCGATGCAGAAAAAGGCGACTGGCTCACAGTCACTCCTTCCGGCGTCACAGGTCAAAGAAAGAAAATTGCCGATACCAATCTCTTTGATGTAGCAGCTCGTTCCAACACAGTATTCGATTATACGACTGCTGTAGCGAATAAGACAGCATTATTCACCGCTCTTAAAGCAGGAGCTGAATATTATGCAACCGTGCTTGATATATTTGCCGACGGCAAATTTGATTATGTAACTGTTGCACGTAAAGCTCTCGGCCTCCGCGGCGATGCCATAGAAGCTACAAGCAGCGTTGGCGCAAAGACAACGATAAAAACCCTCGGTGCGAACGCAGTTGCCTCCATCGGAACCAAGGCAAACCTTGTTTCTTTAGGAGCTAGTGTTGACGTTCTTGACACTGATATTCGCAACGACTGCGAAGCAGTTAAGGGCGACTTCTTTGTGTACTATGTTCTTGCCAACAAGTACATACTTGAAAAAACTGTAGAATATCAGGATGGAATTGTTACAAAAGCAGTCCAGAGCTCCGGCAAATACACATGGACAATCGCTCTTGACAAGCTTGCCCAGGACGGCAGCACAGTTAAGATCGACGTAACTCTTCCCACCTCAAACGCTCCTCTCGCAAACGGCGTGACTATTTCAAACGAAGGCGCGTTCATTCAGCCGGCTACAGAAGCTTCCTTCATCATCTATGCCGGCAAGCTTTATGCAGTTACGGCAGAAGGTACACCCGCTCCTACCACAAGAACAACCCTTGGCGTATTCTACGGAATGTACAGCAGAACAGTCAAATCTATGACGCCGACCTATGTAGCTGACGGCCTTGGATATAAGCTTGTATATACAGTAGTTTATGACTATAACGCTCTTATGGCGCTTGACAATAAGGACGGCACAGGATATATCCAGAAAGTCAAGTTCAATGCATATGGCACCGCTGACTTTAACAAATATTTCGGAGAAATTGCTCCGACAGACTTGAAAGTCGGCTATGAGCAGTTAGCACTGGAACAGACTGTAGTAGATCTAACAGCTCCAATAGATTCCAGACTTCCCGGTTATACAATAGCAGTTCCCGCTGCAGGCGAAGTACCCGCTCAATATGCATTTACGAATTCTACTCCGGTAGAATACACAGTGGATGCCAACAGCGTGTATACTATGTATGCCGCGGTCACCGCAGAAGCTGCCGAATCTGTTGTTAAAGTTTCCGGAGTAGACTATACATCATTGTATATCGTATTCAATCCGTCCACTGGATACTATGAACTTTACAAGAGCAAAGCTGGATATGCAGCTCCTGTACTTCTTAACACATTCAAATGCGACAGCGAAACAAGAATCATTACCTCAGATGTACTGACAAGAAACTCTTACATCGCGAAGAATTTCGGCGAAGCGACCTATCATCCGGTAAAAACAAACTTTGATTATGTACCGTATGACGAATTCAAAGTTGACGTTCTCTCTCTTGATAATGTTGCTGCAGGAATACCTACGGTAATATTCAAGGCTGTTACAGATCCTATCACCAGCAGAACAGTTCTTACGCTTCGTGAAGTTTATGTAAATAAAGCAGTCGAAGCGAATTACGATGCTCCTATAGGAGACGTAGATCTCGAAGACATTGCATACAACACCACAGTACTCAAGAGCATTGATTCCACATCAGTGGAAGGCAAGACCGCGACAGTAGCTTACACCTTGTTGAATCCTTACAATAAGGCTTCCAAACAGGTTGTAAAATCTTTCGAGGGAACTGATATTGCTGACGCAATGAACAAGCTGAACGCATATATCACAGACACTCTTGAGGATATGCTCGGCAGACCTGTATTTGACGATGATGGTACGCTTGAGTTAGATTACGATTCGTTTAGCTTCTACTACGCAACTGCCGGTGGAACTACAGAAGGTAACGTAATCTACGGAAAAGCATCTGTTGTTTTCACAGCATCTGACAGTTATATTGTAGAAATTGACAATTTCCCCGGCAAATACTTTAAGATCAAAAATGACTGCAATATATTTAACTGGAATCTTGATGCAGCTGGAAACGGTGTACTTCAGTATATCGATTACGGCACAGCGATCACGGTTCGGAAAACAGACAAGACCTACAATCTTGATAACCAAGAGCTTATGTTCGTACTTGACGGCGAAAACAATATAGCATTCGCCGCTACCGTTAAACTCGGATACGATTTGACAGACTTGGCAAATTACACCGATGTCAGCAACACAATTGGAGCTGATGTAGACGTAACTTACACAAAGAGCTTCCTCAAATGGTATGACAATATGTGCATCGCAGCTGCAAAGGCTAATATTGAAGCTGCCTCTTATACATCTGCACAGGCAAATGCAGCCACAGCAGCAGCAGCATTAACAAAAGCTCAGGCATTGGTTGATGCATTAACCTTAAATGGGACAACAGCAACAGCAGTAGCAGGAACCTTTACAGCAGCTACAGCTGGAACTGAGGGTACACCTGCTGGAGTTAACGGTTCTTATACCTTTACAGTGGAAATTGCAAAAGGAACAGGAACCACAGCAACATCAGCAGTAAAGACCATGACAATCACTGCTACCCCTAACCCTGCAGATTAATTTAAAGTAATAATTTGTTGACAGAGGCGCTGCCCGTTGGGCGGCGCCTTTGCTTATTGTCATCTATACATTAATATATTTTCTTTTATCTCCCGTATTGCAAAGGCAAAATAAAATGATATAATAAAAAAGATGTGAAAAAATAAGACGTATGATGATATGCATAACAGGAGAAAAAGGATGAAAAAAGGTTTCAGCAACGAAAAATATGTTGAATTGCAATCGGAAAAGATAATCGAGAGGATAAATCTCTTCGACAACAAGCTTTATCTCGAATTCGGAGGTAAGCTTTTTGACGATCTGCACGCTTCCCGTGTGCTGCCGGGCTTTTTGCCGGATACAAAGGTAAAGCTGTTACAGAAATTAAAGGACAAAGCGGAAATAATCGTAATAATAAATGCCGGCGATATAGAGAGAAAAAAGATTCGCGCCGATTACGGTATAACATATGACATGGATGTCTTGAGACTCATCGACAATTTAAGAAGCATGGATATATATGTAAGCGCGATTGTGATCACGCAATACACCGGACAGCCGTCGGCGGAAAT
This window encodes:
- a CDS encoding LCP family protein codes for the protein MKYSLRNFFIIFIISVVIFTAAAFYAVKFVQNYLADTLGNMPKPGETQTETGIPGTDPVITETGGDNPITNNGTFCVLLAGIDGRTGFADAMMLARFDKTQKTVMYTSISKDTRLFIDGSYKKLGDVYASRGGKFICGKVSAITGIKVDNYVAITEDGFADIIDAIGGISYYVPQDMHYEAPDIDLVIDLKKGQQKLSGQTALDMLRFRIYPNGDLGRCELQRKFVKAFCESFLTPSNISRLPEIITILYESITTEFTAESLIGNSEIVFSFGEYASTELVYPGEVMNEDGDTFFIPDIDAALQLYRNYK
- a CDS encoding family 10 glycosylhydrolase, producing the protein MNNKKSFVVTLTALLLVTVLFATSLFVFASKLGEHSSAADVATGENSGENPDKVYTGIEEDTEMRGIWIATVSNINFPSRPGLSADQLKAELDDIVATAKAAGMNNIYFQAHPCSDSMFDSKLFPVSSFLSENGSLPDGFDPLKYIIEIAHKNNIKLSAWINPYRVTYSEAASKQAAFDTLPDGHIAKKNPDWIVEYNGRLYFNPALPEVRAYVIAGIEEIVNNYDVDGIHIDDYFYPYPVTNSGETLEFDDAAAYAKYAENNVSLGDFRRGCVNTLVKGIYDAIKAAKPAVRFGISPFGIWANSSHNPMGSDTNGLESYYDIYCDPLAWIKGGYIDYICPQIYWNFQNSAAAFDILVKWWSAQVDGTDVDLYFGHAAYRVSEFPAGADEIMQQITFARSWMGYKGSVFYGYKQIKDNQCGIFDALSEMYAQPCSAPDAHSDGKGVSLNKPNNNSSTTYSALYALGTSDPAYPVYYKGIKIPRTKNGYFSLYFPLNIGTNTFVLTQNSTDYTTVVNRKAVSTDTSYAQMSNFVINSIFPSSEAMLMPGDKLTILCTAPAGSKVMAYIGEYSVELSPTINPPMNSTYMAENYCGIWTVPSFENGSAPVTVSALRIDAVFKDETKTAYGGVIKVIPPGCTPVIEVKNSYSYLKISPTSSFYDDYLNAEKGMRDYVVGLDRGYYKLKFGGYISKDDVTFKENGTLLTNRVITAASQKKTDVMELRFGVTENVPVNAVCKNGIFTLTMYNTSADYAPDLTFENNPIFKSASVTTSAKASTVTYTIYLKASDNYYGFSMMYKSSTLVLSFKLPQTIPEGEKPLAGKVIIVDAGHGGTDNGADGFIGEIDEAYMNLLVAMKLKDRLVSLGAEVIMTRESDVYYDLNYRMKLLNDVCPDLSISVHHNSISYDENPNRVRGFVGLYCNEDGRLLAKCLSEKMTDELDILQRSTAYQMLAMCRNYKFPQTLLECGFMCSAYEYEQMQRPDYADRCAEAAAQGVLGFYKAQAAYLNGQ
- a CDS encoding S-layer homology domain-containing protein, whose amino-acid sequence is MKRTKFLAALLAVLFVIGSISAGAEAYFNDFKPTTSNAQLYKNVVLLYELGILKGYEETDASGAAVLNIGLDRNVTRSEMAAFIFRLITTYVDKDLQGGTNATTFTDLTENEWYINYINWCVNKGIINGRDANSFDPDANVSYDEAIKMVVASLGYTGLVYPFGYNYQLRNLLDLEGMKLSDLLPNYKADTATVSYPATREDIVNMLAFAFIAPMNETYTTYENVGGVTVTKQVHKVLADDVWKEAGTAVTTNSYLVMATAGRTLEAATAWNGKDGDKVKDLKCELLNDKGERVATPTIVYFTFAELGISDKTSDYLGAKITATKVTKTDKYEKVTSYFVGPLTETLFAKEYKNVALSTETVTTGTDAEKGDWLTVTPSGVTGQRKKIADTNLFDVAARSNTVFDYTTAVANKTALFTALKAGAEYYATVLDIFADGKFDYVTVARKALGLRGDAIEATSSVGAKTTIKTLGANAVASIGTKANLVSLGASVDVLDTDIRNDCEAVKGDFFVYYVLANKYILEKTVEYQDGIVTKAVQSSGKYTWTIALDKLAQDGSTVKIDVTLPTSNAPLANGVTISNEGAFIQPATEASFIIYAGKLYAVTAEGTPAPTTRTTLGVFYGMYSRTVKSMTPTYVADGLGYKLVYTVVYDYNALMALDNKDGTGYIQKVKFNAYGTADFNKYFGEIAPTDLKVGYEQLALEQTVVDLTAPIDSRLPGYTIAVPAAGEVPAQYAFTNSTPVEYTVDANSVYTMYAAVTAEAAESVVKVSGVDYTSLYIVFNPSTGYYELYKSKAGYAAPVLLNTFKCDSETRIITSDVLTRNSYIAKNFGEATYHPVKTNFDYVPYDEFKVDVLSLDNVAAGIPTVIFKAVTDPITSRTVLTLREVYVNKAVEANYDAPIGDVDLEDIAYNTTVLKSIDSTSVEGKTATVAYTLLNPYNKASKQVVKSFEGTDIADAMNKLNAYITDTLEDMLGRPVFDDDGTLELDYDSFSFYYATAGGTTEGNVIYGKASVVFTASDSYIVEIDNFPGKYFKIKNDCNIFNWNLDAAGNGVLQYIDYGTAITVRKTDKTYNLDNQELMFVLDGENNIAFAATVKLGYDLTDLANYTDVSNTIGADVDVTYTKSFLKWYDNMCIAAAKANIEAASYTSAQANAATAAAALTKAQALVDALTLNGTTATAVAGTFTAATAGTEGTPAGVNGSYTFTVEIAKGTGTTATSAVKTMTITATPNPAD